Proteins encoded by one window of Prevotella nigrescens:
- the menD gene encoding 2-succinyl-5-enolpyruvyl-6-hydroxy-3-cyclohexene-1-carboxylic-acid synthase, with amino-acid sequence MFSNKENVNILTALLVQHGITQAVVCPGSRNSPLVHNLCECKDIKCYPVTDERSAAFFALGVAISTHSPVVVCVTSGSALLNVAPAVTEAYYQNLPLIVVSADRPQQWIGQSDGQTMPQANALAPFVRKSVHLIEPKTKEEHWYCNRLVNEVLIECKRFAYAPVHINVPISEPLFDYDVATLPTERHISATSVCNDNAAVADVVTMVRQAQRPLLIIGQEAWADMKAELVRLRQHIVVIQDKLSDVTDTAPQLVDAAITIAEDTEALRPDLIIYMGGTLVSKQCKQFLRSCTPKDSILIDPRGDIRDTFTNLTAVVQCQSDAFIKALASGLEDFATSKFYHGWQKALNNAAATAQSYVPTYSQMLAVKRFHTLLQQNNDAKALVYGNSSAVRLGNFFSSDYIFVNRGVNGIEGTLSTAVGMAAANKDKRVFCAIGDLSFFYDQNALWNSNLGDNLSILLLNNSGGGIFQQLSGLEKSAHRAAIMGAGVSVTAKGVCQTHNIGYLSATNSEELENCLAAFLNIRKSSVLLEVFTDPEKDAKAWSTFYKQLEKKQ; translated from the coding sequence ATGTTCAGTAACAAAGAGAACGTAAATATCCTGACGGCGTTGCTCGTTCAGCACGGCATAACGCAGGCTGTGGTGTGCCCTGGCTCGAGAAACTCGCCACTTGTGCATAATCTTTGTGAATGCAAAGATATAAAATGCTATCCTGTAACCGATGAACGGTCGGCAGCATTCTTTGCTTTAGGCGTTGCTATAAGTACCCATTCGCCCGTTGTTGTTTGCGTTACGTCAGGGTCGGCACTGCTGAACGTCGCACCTGCCGTGACAGAAGCGTATTATCAAAACCTACCTTTGATAGTGGTTTCAGCCGACCGTCCCCAGCAATGGATAGGGCAATCGGACGGACAAACCATGCCACAAGCCAACGCTCTCGCTCCGTTTGTGCGCAAGAGCGTCCACCTTATCGAACCCAAAACGAAGGAAGAACATTGGTATTGCAACCGTTTGGTAAACGAAGTTCTCATTGAATGCAAGCGATTTGCGTATGCCCCAGTACATATCAACGTACCAATAAGCGAGCCGTTATTCGATTACGATGTGGCAACCTTGCCCACAGAACGACATATTTCTGCTACATCTGTCTGCAACGACAATGCTGCCGTAGCCGATGTTGTAACGATGGTGCGACAGGCGCAACGTCCTTTGCTTATCATCGGGCAGGAAGCGTGGGCTGATATGAAGGCGGAATTAGTAAGGTTGCGCCAACACATCGTGGTGATACAAGACAAGCTTTCCGATGTTACTGACACCGCACCGCAGCTTGTCGATGCGGCAATAACAATTGCAGAAGACACGGAAGCATTGCGCCCAGACCTTATTATATATATGGGCGGCACGTTGGTGAGCAAGCAGTGCAAACAGTTCTTGCGGAGTTGCACCCCGAAAGATTCTATTTTGATAGACCCACGTGGCGATATTCGCGACACATTCACCAACCTTACCGCCGTAGTTCAGTGCCAGAGCGATGCTTTCATCAAGGCGTTGGCAAGCGGTTTGGAAGATTTTGCAACTTCAAAGTTCTATCACGGTTGGCAAAAGGCTTTGAACAATGCCGCAGCCACTGCGCAATCGTACGTTCCAACTTATTCGCAGATGTTGGCAGTAAAGCGTTTTCACACGCTATTGCAGCAAAACAACGATGCCAAAGCATTGGTTTACGGGAACAGTTCGGCAGTTCGCTTGGGCAATTTCTTCTCGTCCGACTACATTTTTGTAAACCGTGGGGTAAACGGAATAGAGGGAACGCTCTCCACTGCAGTAGGTATGGCAGCGGCAAACAAAGACAAACGTGTGTTCTGCGCTATAGGCGACTTGAGCTTTTTCTACGACCAAAACGCCTTGTGGAACAGCAATTTGGGCGACAACCTTTCCATCTTGCTGCTCAACAACAGTGGTGGCGGTATCTTTCAGCAACTGTCAGGATTGGAAAAATCGGCACACCGAGCTGCGATAATGGGTGCTGGCGTAAGCGTTACCGCCAAAGGAGTATGCCAAACGCATAACATAGGCTACCTTTCGGCAACCAATTCGGAAGAGTTGGAAAACTGTTTGGCAGCGTTTCTCAACATCAGAAAAAGTTCCGTACTATTGGAAGTGTTCACCGATCCCGAAAAAGATGCCAAGGCGTGGAGCACATTTTACAAGCAATTAGAAAAGAAACAATAA
- the aroB gene encoding 3-dehydroquinate synthase, giving the protein MKQQIVFTHKFEQSLSDSIAKCNPDKIFVLADDTTIGMCYNRIKHFECLKKAQPITIPSADVNKNLSSLSCVWKVLQTAKATRHSMLINLGGGMVTDLGGFAAATFKRGINFVNVPTTLLAMVDASVGGKTGINFGGLKNEIGAFAFPQTIIIDTQWLETLDRENLLSGYAEMLKHGLIAEKGALATLLAFDTDTFDLRQLAEMLKESVEIKEKIVEQDPHEKHIRKALNFGHTFGHSFEAWAMTRKPILHGYAVAYGIVCELYLSVVKQGFPTDIMRKTVNFIKANYGEFAISCNDYDALIDLMKHDKKNVNSTINFTLLQDLGKVSINQTATEDEIKEALDFLREG; this is encoded by the coding sequence ATGAAGCAGCAAATTGTTTTTACACATAAATTCGAGCAAAGTCTTTCAGATTCCATAGCAAAATGTAATCCAGATAAGATATTTGTTCTTGCCGACGATACAACAATCGGAATGTGCTATAATAGGATAAAACACTTCGAATGTCTTAAAAAAGCACAACCCATAACTATTCCAAGTGCAGATGTAAACAAAAACTTATCGTCGCTCTCCTGTGTGTGGAAGGTTTTACAAACTGCAAAGGCTACCAGGCATTCAATGCTTATAAATCTTGGTGGTGGAATGGTAACCGACCTTGGTGGCTTTGCAGCAGCTACATTCAAGCGTGGCATTAACTTCGTAAACGTACCAACCACATTGTTGGCTATGGTAGATGCGAGTGTAGGAGGCAAAACTGGTATAAACTTTGGTGGATTGAAAAACGAAATAGGAGCATTCGCTTTCCCTCAAACTATTATTATCGATACACAATGGTTGGAAACGCTCGACCGTGAAAATCTGTTGAGCGGTTATGCCGAAATGCTGAAACACGGGTTGATAGCCGAAAAGGGAGCATTGGCAACGCTATTGGCTTTCGACACCGATACGTTCGACTTGCGACAGCTCGCCGAAATGCTGAAAGAGAGTGTCGAAATAAAAGAAAAGATAGTGGAACAAGACCCCCACGAGAAGCACATAAGGAAGGCTTTGAACTTCGGACATACGTTTGGGCATAGCTTTGAAGCGTGGGCAATGACGCGAAAACCTATCCTTCACGGCTATGCAGTGGCATACGGAATTGTCTGCGAGCTTTATCTTTCGGTTGTAAAACAAGGTTTTCCGACTGATATAATGCGGAAAACGGTTAATTTTATCAAAGCCAATTATGGAGAATTTGCCATTTCCTGCAACGACTACGATGCGTTAATCGACCTTATGAAGCACGATAAGAAGAATGTGAACAGCACGATTAACTTTACTTTATTGCAAGATTTAGGCAAAGTTTCCATTAATCAGACAGCGACAGAAGACGAGATAAAAGAAGCTTTAGACTTTTTAAGAGAGGGGTAG
- a CDS encoding o-succinylbenzoate synthase, with protein sequence MRKITITSKLLHFLQPAGTSRGVYNTRLSFYLKLTSDEQPDVVGVGECATLPDLSCDAMPPNEYERKLRTFCDEYERTGVIDYEAMRAYPSMLFGLETAVAQFNAKGSLNFFDTPFGRGEEGIPINGLVWMGTFEEMFERLEAKLKAGFRCIKIKIGAIDFDRELQLIRHIRSTFSRNDVELRVDANGGFTPEEALSRMEALVQYDIHSIEQPIKQHQWTEMARLCTTTPLPIGLDEELIGVNERQKKIELLDTIRPQYIVLKPSLHGGMAGTAEWIQLARERNIGSWITSALESNVGLNAIAQLTASIYGTNIRHAQGLGTGQLFADNIEMPLKVIDDKLWIVQ encoded by the coding sequence ATGCGCAAAATAACGATTACTTCCAAGCTGTTACACTTTCTTCAGCCTGCAGGAACGTCGCGTGGAGTATATAATACACGTCTTAGTTTCTACTTGAAACTTACCTCCGACGAGCAACCCGATGTGGTCGGAGTGGGCGAATGTGCCACGCTGCCCGACCTTTCTTGCGATGCGATGCCACCAAACGAATACGAACGCAAGCTGAGAACGTTCTGCGATGAGTACGAACGTACAGGGGTAATCGATTATGAAGCAATGCGCGCCTATCCATCTATGCTCTTCGGACTTGAAACAGCAGTGGCACAGTTCAACGCTAAAGGCAGTTTAAACTTCTTCGACACACCTTTCGGACGTGGCGAAGAAGGCATTCCAATCAATGGTTTGGTATGGATGGGAACGTTCGAGGAAATGTTTGAACGTTTGGAAGCCAAGCTAAAGGCAGGTTTCCGCTGCATAAAGATAAAGATTGGAGCGATTGATTTCGACCGAGAACTGCAACTCATACGCCACATTCGTTCCACTTTCAGCCGCAACGACGTCGAGTTGAGAGTGGACGCAAATGGCGGTTTCACACCCGAAGAGGCACTTTCGCGAATGGAAGCGTTGGTTCAATACGACATTCATTCCATTGAGCAACCGATAAAGCAGCACCAATGGACGGAAATGGCACGCCTTTGCACTACGACACCTTTACCAATAGGGCTCGACGAAGAACTGATTGGAGTGAACGAAAGGCAGAAAAAGATTGAATTATTAGACACAATCCGTCCTCAATACATTGTTTTGAAACCCAGTTTGCACGGCGGAATGGCAGGAACGGCGGAATGGATACAACTCGCTCGTGAAAGAAACATTGGCTCTTGGATTACTTCTGCCCTCGAAAGCAACGTCGGTCTTAACGCCATAGCGCAATTGACAGCAAGCATTTACGGCACAAACATACGCCACGCTCAAGGTTTAGGCACGGGACAACTGTTCGCCGACAACATAGAAATGCCTTTAAAAGTTATCGACGACAAGCTTTGGATAGTGCAATAA
- a CDS encoding isochorismate synthase yields MRSFAVYRLPFAEECTMLVRHSAPSELSSLTELNGKEGFVIAPFSPSADCPILLLQPDEVRMMPVKEVQSLAKEKQEASEKEADRAKYHRDFAAFHKELANNKFAKIVLSRCVQEQIPHDLQPEEVFWQACKKYPRQFVALFSTPQSGIWLMATPEILLDGNGTEWRTMALAGTMPYNENGIEWSAKNKAEQQYVSLYIKRCLERCADEIKEEGAYTTQAADLVHLRTDFSFKLRPDAAIGQLLSDLHPTPAVCGMPKDETKAFILANESNKRLYYSGFAGPLNLQGNTHIYVSLRCMQMQTGVCNLYAGGGILKESTEESEWKETEAKLSTMRQLLR; encoded by the coding sequence ATGCGTTCGTTTGCTGTCTACCGCTTGCCTTTTGCCGAAGAATGTACAATGTTGGTGCGGCATTCCGCACCTTCAGAGTTGTCGTCGCTTACCGAATTAAACGGCAAGGAAGGCTTTGTAATTGCACCGTTCAGTCCATCAGCCGATTGTCCCATACTGCTTTTGCAGCCCGACGAAGTGCGTATGATGCCCGTAAAAGAGGTGCAGTCTTTAGCAAAAGAAAAGCAAGAAGCAAGCGAAAAAGAAGCAGACAGAGCGAAATATCACAGAGATTTCGCTGCCTTTCATAAAGAATTGGCAAACAACAAGTTTGCTAAAATAGTGCTCTCACGTTGTGTGCAGGAGCAAATTCCCCACGATTTACAACCCGAAGAGGTGTTTTGGCAGGCTTGCAAGAAGTATCCACGCCAGTTTGTAGCCCTCTTTTCCACCCCACAGTCGGGCATTTGGTTAATGGCAACGCCCGAAATACTGCTCGATGGCAATGGCACGGAATGGCGAACAATGGCTTTGGCAGGCACAATGCCTTACAATGAGAACGGAATAGAATGGTCGGCAAAGAACAAGGCAGAGCAACAGTACGTTTCTCTCTATATAAAAAGGTGCTTGGAACGCTGTGCCGATGAGATAAAGGAAGAAGGGGCATACACCACGCAGGCTGCCGACTTGGTGCATCTGCGCACCGACTTCAGTTTCAAGCTACGCCCCGATGCAGCCATAGGACAACTTCTGTCCGACCTTCACCCAACACCTGCGGTTTGCGGAATGCCCAAAGACGAGACAAAGGCATTCATTCTTGCCAACGAATCGAATAAAAGACTTTATTACAGTGGTTTTGCAGGACCGCTAAACCTACAAGGCAACACGCACATTTATGTGTCGTTGCGCTGTATGCAGATGCAAACAGGTGTCTGCAACCTGTATGCCGGTGGCGGAATACTGAAAGAAAGCACGGAAGAAAGCGAATGGAAAGAAACCGAAGCCAAGCTATCGACAATGCGACAACTACTTCGTTAA
- a CDS encoding AMP-binding protein, translated as MTLEQFLSEWHSEAPTLLVHTSGSTGQPKPLHVEKARMLNSARITCDFLKLRPNDTALLCMPLDYIAGKMVVVRSIERKLRLLSVKPSGNPLSDASLAQLSDPDEPITFAAMVPLQVFNTLQNSKERERLQRIRHLIIGGGSIDDELSAQLKDFPNAVWSTYGMTETLSHIALRRLNGSERSDWYTPFDGVALSLNDDGCLVISAPAVCSQRLATNDIAELRMTEAGRTEFRILGRKDNTINTGGIKVQMEEVEQTLLPYLAAPFLITKRKNKKFGEEIVLLTEANDLEEVRAACVKALPRYWQPAHYQHTDQLPTTETGKIARAKALQMVDQPTNTK; from the coding sequence ATGACTTTAGAGCAATTTCTTAGCGAATGGCACAGCGAAGCCCCCACTTTACTTGTTCATACGAGTGGTTCGACAGGGCAGCCAAAGCCGTTGCATGTCGAAAAAGCACGTATGCTGAACTCTGCACGCATCACTTGCGACTTTCTCAAGTTACGCCCCAACGATACAGCCTTACTGTGTATGCCACTCGATTACATTGCTGGGAAGATGGTTGTGGTACGTAGCATAGAGCGAAAGCTGCGTCTGCTGAGCGTGAAACCATCAGGAAACCCACTTTCCGATGCTTCGCTTGCTCAGCTTTCAGACCCCGATGAACCCATCACCTTTGCAGCAATGGTGCCTTTGCAGGTATTCAACACACTGCAAAACAGCAAGGAACGCGAGCGATTGCAGCGCATTCGCCATTTAATAATAGGTGGAGGAAGCATTGACGATGAACTTTCTGCACAGTTAAAAGACTTCCCGAATGCGGTATGGAGCACTTACGGTATGACGGAAACGCTCTCGCACATTGCCCTTCGTCGCTTAAACGGAAGCGAACGTAGCGATTGGTACACGCCATTCGACGGCGTAGCGTTGTCGCTGAACGATGATGGCTGCCTCGTAATCAGTGCGCCAGCCGTCTGTTCTCAACGTTTGGCGACCAACGACATAGCTGAATTGCGCATGACAGAGGCAGGACGAACCGAGTTCCGTATATTGGGACGCAAAGACAACACCATCAATACAGGCGGAATAAAGGTGCAAATGGAAGAAGTGGAACAGACATTGCTCCCTTATCTCGCTGCTCCATTCCTAATAACGAAGCGTAAAAACAAGAAGTTTGGTGAAGAAATAGTACTCCTGACCGAAGCTAATGACTTGGAAGAAGTACGTGCCGCCTGTGTGAAAGCATTGCCACGATACTGGCAACCTGCACATTATCAACACACAGACCAACTTCCAACCACCGAAACAGGTAAGATTGCCCGTGCAAAAGCCTTGCAGATGGTAGACCAACCCACCAATACGAAGTAA
- the menB gene encoding 1,4-dihydroxy-2-naphthoyl-CoA synthase, translating into MANREWKTIEGFDFKEILFEEYNHIAKITINRPRYRNAFTPLTVWEISQAFSYCREALNIRVVLLTGAGDKAFCAGGDMNVKGRGGYVGGDGVPRLNVLDVQMQIRRLPKPVIAMVNGFAIGGGHVLHVMCDLSIASENAIFGQTGPKVGSFDAGFGASYLARIVGQKKAREIWFLCRQYSAAEAERMGLVNKVVPFDKLEDKCVEWAETMMERSPLALRMIKAGLNAELDGQAGIQELAGDATMLYYTMDEAQEGGRAFLEKRKPDFDKYPQFP; encoded by the coding sequence ATGGCTAACAGAGAATGGAAAACCATCGAAGGTTTCGACTTTAAGGAAATCCTTTTTGAGGAATACAACCACATAGCAAAGATAACAATCAATCGCCCACGCTATCGAAATGCGTTCACACCGCTAACGGTTTGGGAGATTTCACAGGCGTTTTCGTACTGTCGTGAGGCTTTAAACATTCGTGTAGTGCTACTTACAGGTGCAGGCGACAAAGCCTTTTGCGCAGGTGGCGATATGAATGTGAAAGGTCGTGGCGGCTATGTCGGTGGCGACGGAGTACCCCGTTTGAATGTGTTAGATGTACAAATGCAAATCCGCCGCTTACCCAAGCCTGTCATTGCTATGGTAAACGGCTTCGCAATCGGTGGCGGACACGTGCTCCACGTTATGTGCGACCTAAGCATTGCATCAGAAAATGCAATCTTTGGGCAGACTGGTCCGAAGGTAGGTTCGTTCGATGCAGGCTTCGGAGCATCGTATCTTGCACGCATAGTAGGACAGAAGAAGGCACGCGAAATATGGTTCTTGTGCCGTCAATACTCTGCGGCTGAGGCTGAACGTATGGGGTTGGTAAACAAGGTTGTACCTTTCGATAAGCTCGAAGACAAGTGCGTGGAGTGGGCAGAAACCATGATGGAACGCTCGCCATTGGCTTTGCGTATGATAAAAGCAGGACTGAATGCCGAGTTAGACGGTCAGGCGGGCATTCAGGAACTTGCTGGCGATGCCACAATGCTTTACTATACAATGGACGAAGCGCAAGAAGGAGGACGTGCTTTCTTAGAGAAACGCAAGCCAGACTTCGACAAATACCCTCAATTTCCATAA
- a CDS encoding copper resistance protein NlpE N-terminal domain-containing protein — MKKVFILMAVCATMVACQQKGKQNADAKAGDTTKVEATDSMRYAGEVPAADGPGIRYEIALANDSTNGFSIKETYLKAEKGKDKVLNYTGKAEKIEKDVKGQKKVGYKFTTGKDDALYFLQANDSTLRMVNDQLEEAATKDLNYDLKLVK, encoded by the coding sequence ATGAAGAAAGTATTCATTTTAATGGCAGTTTGCGCCACAATGGTTGCATGCCAGCAGAAGGGAAAACAAAATGCTGATGCTAAAGCAGGCGATACAACAAAGGTTGAAGCTACTGACTCTATGCGTTATGCAGGCGAAGTTCCTGCAGCCGATGGTCCAGGTATACGCTACGAAATTGCATTGGCAAACGACAGCACAAACGGTTTCAGCATAAAGGAAACCTATCTAAAAGCTGAAAAGGGTAAGGATAAGGTGCTCAACTATACAGGTAAAGCAGAGAAGATAGAGAAAGACGTTAAAGGACAGAAGAAAGTTGGCTACAAGTTTACAACAGGTAAAGATGATGCTCTCTACTTCTTGCAAGCTAACGACTCTACACTTCGTATGGTGAACGACCAGTTGGAAGAAGCCGCAACAAAAGACCTTAACTATGACTTAAAGTTAGTTAAGTAA